In one window of Desulfonatronospira thiodismutans ASO3-1 DNA:
- a CDS encoding chemotaxis protein CheA, with amino-acid sequence MNSQMMSDKEQMQQAFLEEAGDLLPELEAALLELDNAPSEPELINRVFRALHTIKGSGSMFGFEEVADFTHEVENAFELVRCGEMAVSKELLDLTFRAKDQIQLMLQDSAAKDSQGVQEILESVRELLPVKKQEAGESPKQEKQSQTSRENLAYRIRFKPDQNILAMGTDPMMLLDELRELGQAYVIAHSEDIPALEKLDPEKCFVWWDVILITTQGKNAIHDVFIFVEEDSELSIQIVDHVSGYGQEEGYRKLGEILTERGDLSRQDLEAALGSQKRVGELLVQAGLVSRTQVESALAEQQTMRRVQEDCSKDVSASSVRVPALKLDELVNLVGELVIAQSKLSRMVGDDGNMALRSIAEEIERLSDELRDNTLGIRMLPIGSSFGKFRRVVRDLCSQKGKEIELVTEGADTELDKTVIERINDPLVHLLRNSIDHGIESPEERAKLGKPRQGTITFSAAQSGGNVILTISDDGRGMDSERIKAKALEKGIISQGDELGQRELLNLIFQPGFSTSTEISDISGRGVGMDVVRKNISALRGSVDAESIPGEGSTIRISLPLTLAIIDGLQVRVGEQHFIIPLSVVGECIELEGNAQRGEANWDFVRLRDQLIPYISLRKFFEVQGEAGSIEQVVVVDTGEKLMGLVVDEVLGQQQTVIKNLSRVYQHIREVSGATILGDGSIALILDVSRLGEMAAG; translated from the coding sequence ATGAATTCTCAGATGATGTCCGACAAAGAACAGATGCAGCAGGCTTTTCTTGAAGAAGCCGGGGATCTTTTGCCCGAGCTTGAGGCTGCGCTTCTGGAACTGGACAACGCCCCAAGTGAGCCGGAGCTTATAAACCGGGTTTTCAGGGCCCTGCACACCATCAAGGGCTCCGGCTCCATGTTCGGTTTCGAGGAAGTCGCTGATTTCACCCACGAAGTGGAAAACGCATTTGAACTGGTGCGCTGCGGTGAAATGGCGGTAAGCAAAGAACTGCTGGACCTGACCTTCCGGGCCAAGGATCAGATACAGCTCATGCTGCAGGACTCTGCAGCCAAAGATTCTCAGGGAGTTCAGGAAATCCTGGAGTCGGTGCGCGAGCTTTTGCCCGTGAAAAAACAGGAAGCCGGGGAATCTCCAAAGCAGGAGAAACAATCTCAGACCTCCCGGGAGAACCTTGCCTACCGCATCCGCTTCAAGCCGGATCAAAATATTCTTGCCATGGGCACGGACCCCATGATGCTTCTGGACGAGCTGCGGGAGCTGGGGCAGGCCTACGTGATTGCCCACAGCGAGGATATTCCTGCCCTGGAGAAGCTGGATCCGGAAAAATGCTTTGTCTGGTGGGATGTTATTCTCATTACCACCCAGGGCAAGAACGCCATCCATGATGTGTTTATCTTTGTGGAAGAGGACAGCGAGCTGAGTATCCAGATTGTCGATCATGTATCTGGTTACGGGCAGGAGGAAGGTTACCGCAAGCTGGGAGAGATTCTTACAGAACGTGGTGACTTGAGCCGGCAGGATCTTGAAGCCGCCCTTGGCTCCCAGAAACGGGTAGGCGAACTTCTGGTGCAGGCAGGGCTCGTGAGCCGGACTCAGGTTGAATCTGCCCTGGCCGAGCAACAGACCATGCGCAGAGTACAGGAGGACTGCAGTAAAGACGTGTCTGCATCCAGTGTAAGGGTGCCCGCCTTAAAGCTGGATGAACTGGTAAATCTGGTGGGAGAGCTGGTCATAGCCCAGTCCAAGCTCTCCAGGATGGTGGGGGATGACGGCAACATGGCCCTGCGGTCCATTGCCGAAGAAATCGAGCGCCTCTCGGACGAGCTCAGAGACAACACCCTGGGTATCCGCATGCTGCCCATCGGTTCCAGTTTCGGTAAGTTCCGCAGGGTGGTCCGGGATCTTTGCTCCCAGAAGGGCAAGGAGATCGAGCTGGTCACGGAAGGAGCGGACACAGAACTGGACAAGACGGTCATAGAGCGCATCAACGACCCCCTGGTGCATCTTCTGCGCAACAGCATCGACCACGGCATAGAGTCCCCGGAGGAACGGGCGAAGCTGGGTAAACCCAGGCAGGGGACAATCACTTTTTCCGCAGCCCAGTCCGGAGGGAATGTAATTCTTACCATAAGTGACGACGGGCGGGGAATGGATTCGGAAAGAATAAAAGCCAAGGCCCTGGAAAAAGGCATTATCTCCCAAGGTGACGAACTCGGCCAGAGAGAGCTTTTAAATCTCATTTTTCAGCCGGGGTTTTCCACCTCCACAGAGATAAGCGATATCTCCGGCCGGGGGGTGGGCATGGACGTGGTCAGGAAGAATATTTCCGCCCTGCGCGGGTCTGTTGATGCGGAAAGCATTCCCGGGGAGGGCAGCACAATAAGGATCAGCCTGCCCCTGACTCTGGCCATTATAGACGGGCTGCAGGTCAGGGTGGGGGAGCAGCACTTCATTATCCCTCTGAGCGTAGTGGGCGAATGCATAGAGCTTGAAGGGAATGCTCAAAGGGGAGAAGCAAATTGGGACTTTGTCCGCCTGAGGGATCAGCTGATTCCATACATAAGCCTCAGGAAATTTTTTGAGGTACAGGGCGAGGCCGGCAGTATCGAGCAGGTGGTTGTGGTGGACACCGGGGAAAAGCTCATGGGCTTGGTGGTGGATGAGGTTCTGGGACAGCAGCAGACAGTAATCAAGAACCTGAGCCGGGTTTATCAGCATATCCGGGAAGTTTCCGGAGCCACCATCCTGGGGGACGGGTCCATCGCCCTGATCCTTGATGTATCCCGGCTGGGGGAGATGGCTGCTGGTTAA
- a CDS encoding methyl-accepting chemotaxis protein produces MQSIMTEQEFQPENSMTQAFNDYPVWQWLDRLSRISSELSRVIAGRENEFLEIGQGVQDLYYRSRDLSATALELGEKASGSALKEAMEELDSSLKEIQGQSEDTNLEKTMNRCSDLGVAVGKLHKEMQHFRPMLKHLRVLAMSIRIESARMGEQGRHFVTLAQEVENLGYKTEEYSRDATERIRGLQNEVQSLQVSVNSAHNLHSREITPLLEGVHEKSRQLQEMQKSSERLSGSIAGRAESIKEMVGEIISSVQFHDITRQQVEHVYQSLDEARDVFQGEQREEDQVQDMIRWLGDVCSLQSRQMESTRSGLGKAMDSIRQSLGGIGDYVQEQEADMQGFTGLDSGSGQGVLAGLEQDASSLIPVLEKSTSDFEDVIRRLESMSSDLEGMQSLMDTLEDIGEEIALIALNASVKSAHTGEGGKPLGVLAGAIHRLSGDTKNVVASVSGVLEEILSVAGDFSSHAEKARAGSQNEARLCSILGQVVNRMSGVNTEVTALNRNLREETSKLLKLSTKIQKKLDMQFEVQEEISGIIKDLQEVEQQIQEHVPPVESGERYSQRLSNILHRYTMESERSVYRDFTGQGQEEQGHGQEAAEAHEPELFTDTEGEDEFGDNVELF; encoded by the coding sequence ATGCAAAGTATAATGACAGAGCAGGAATTTCAGCCGGAAAACAGTATGACGCAGGCTTTCAACGACTATCCAGTATGGCAGTGGCTTGACAGGCTGAGCAGGATCAGCAGTGAACTGAGCCGGGTGATAGCCGGCAGGGAGAACGAGTTCCTGGAGATAGGCCAGGGAGTGCAGGACCTGTACTACAGGTCCAGGGACCTTTCGGCGACAGCTCTGGAACTCGGGGAGAAGGCCTCGGGAAGCGCCTTAAAAGAGGCCATGGAAGAGTTAGACAGTTCACTAAAAGAGATCCAGGGACAGTCTGAAGATACGAACCTGGAAAAGACCATGAACAGGTGCAGCGATCTGGGGGTGGCTGTGGGAAAACTGCACAAGGAGATGCAGCATTTCCGGCCCATGCTCAAACACTTAAGGGTGCTGGCCATGTCCATCAGGATCGAAAGCGCCCGGATGGGAGAGCAGGGCAGGCATTTCGTCACCCTGGCCCAGGAGGTGGAGAACCTGGGTTACAAGACTGAAGAGTATTCCAGGGATGCCACGGAAAGGATCCGGGGACTGCAAAACGAGGTGCAGAGTCTGCAGGTCAGCGTGAATTCAGCGCATAACCTGCATTCCAGGGAGATTACGCCTCTGCTGGAGGGTGTTCACGAAAAAAGCAGGCAGCTTCAGGAAATGCAGAAATCCTCCGAGAGGCTCTCAGGCTCCATCGCCGGCAGGGCGGAAAGCATAAAAGAGATGGTGGGGGAGATAATTTCCTCGGTACAATTTCACGACATTACCCGGCAGCAGGTGGAACACGTCTATCAGAGCCTGGACGAGGCCCGGGATGTTTTCCAGGGGGAGCAGAGGGAGGAAGACCAGGTTCAGGACATGATAAGGTGGCTGGGAGATGTATGCTCCCTGCAGTCCCGCCAGATGGAATCCACCCGGAGCGGCCTGGGAAAGGCCATGGACAGTATAAGGCAGAGCCTGGGCGGCATAGGTGACTATGTCCAGGAACAGGAAGCGGACATGCAGGGATTTACCGGCCTGGATTCCGGCAGCGGCCAGGGGGTGCTGGCCGGACTGGAACAGGATGCATCCAGTCTGATTCCGGTGCTTGAGAAATCCACCTCAGACTTCGAAGACGTAATCAGACGTCTAGAGTCCATGTCCTCTGATCTGGAAGGCATGCAGAGTCTTATGGATACGCTGGAGGATATTGGAGAAGAAATAGCACTTATCGCCCTGAATGCCAGCGTCAAATCAGCCCATACCGGGGAGGGGGGCAAGCCCCTGGGGGTTCTGGCCGGAGCCATCCACAGGCTCTCGGGGGATACCAAGAATGTGGTGGCCTCGGTTTCCGGGGTGCTGGAAGAGATTCTGTCTGTAGCCGGGGACTTCAGCTCCCATGCAGAAAAGGCCAGGGCCGGATCACAAAATGAGGCCAGGCTCTGCAGCATCCTGGGACAGGTAGTCAACCGCATGTCCGGAGTAAATACCGAGGTGACGGCCCTTAACCGGAATCTTCGAGAAGAGACGTCAAAGCTGCTCAAATTGTCTACAAAAATTCAGAAAAAGCTGGATATGCAGTTCGAAGTCCAGGAGGAAATAAGCGGCATCATAAAAGACCTGCAGGAAGTTGAGCAGCAGATCCAGGAGCACGTGCCGCCTGTTGAATCCGGTGAAAGGTATTCCCAGCGTCTGAGCAATATACTGCATCGCTACACCATGGAGTCCGAGCGCAGCGTATACAGGGATTTTACCGGGCAGGGCCAGGAAGAACAGGGCCATGGCCAGGAGGCTGCAGAGGCTCATGAGCCGGAACTGTTTACAGACACGGAAGGTGAAGACGAATTTGGAGATAATGTGGAGCTTTTTTAA
- a CDS encoding cytochrome c3 family protein has protein sequence MKRSLVVGVLIIFVLGFLALPTLYAGLTYQHEGYYPEDMMLYPPVEYEEKYGEKRLAPVPFSHDVHFDYDCEYCHHTGDTHMGCMESGCHDMYENEPVEDVIMAGTRMQGDIFYFEDAYHEMCMDWCHRDEENAPTSCIGCHQP, from the coding sequence ATGAAGAGGTCTTTGGTTGTCGGAGTTTTAATTATTTTTGTGCTGGGGTTTCTGGCCCTGCCCACCCTGTACGCAGGGCTGACCTATCAGCACGAGGGTTATTATCCCGAGGATATGATGCTCTATCCTCCTGTGGAGTACGAGGAAAAGTATGGAGAGAAGAGGCTTGCGCCGGTGCCCTTTTCCCATGATGTGCATTTTGATTACGACTGCGAGTACTGCCACCATACCGGCGACACCCATATGGGCTGCATGGAATCCGGATGCCATGACATGTATGAAAACGAACCGGTGGAAGATGTCATCATGGCCGGCACCCGCATGCAGGGAGATATCTTTTATTTCGAGGATGCTTATCACGAGATGTGCATGGACTGGTGTCACAGGGACGAGGAAAATGCCCCTACATCCTGTATAGGGTGTCATCAGCCCTGA
- a CDS encoding sigma-54-dependent transcriptional regulator, giving the protein MANVLIIDDDPDVRQVLAGAVKSAGHEARSAGTLQIAMDTAGSFNCEAVFLDLSLPDGHGLDALTWFQELMSFPEVIIITGKGDPAGAELALNKGAFDFLEKPASIAEVTLTLVRALEYREARLRRSREGLIKRSGIVGSCSALVRCLQDLSQAAATGNSLLIFGETGTGKELFAKAVHDNSPRAGHDFVVVDCSALSRGVMESTLFGHVRGAFTGASDNFSGLVALSNKGTLFLDEIGELDLDMQKKFLRVLEEKKFRPVGASREVYSDFRLVCATNRDLEAMAQRGEFRQDLLYRIRMQKCTLPPLRERREDIPELCTHFLEETAGQLKASPKEMYPEVLEIFSAYEWPGNVRELKNALEQAAAAAQDEPMLHRRHLPLHLRVSLLKDSLSGQQEDKGVLSSDFSPLGQSDIPEWKTFKTQVVEAAEERYFHDLYAHTGGRIKEMARLANLTQSRVYSLINKYKLR; this is encoded by the coding sequence ATGGCTAATGTTTTGATAATAGACGATGATCCCGATGTCCGCCAGGTCCTTGCAGGTGCAGTAAAGAGCGCGGGACATGAAGCCCGCAGTGCCGGTACGCTGCAAATAGCCATGGATACAGCCGGTTCCTTCAACTGTGAAGCCGTGTTCCTGGATTTGAGCCTGCCGGATGGACACGGCCTTGATGCCCTGACCTGGTTTCAGGAACTTATGTCCTTCCCAGAAGTGATAATCATCACCGGAAAAGGAGATCCTGCCGGAGCTGAACTGGCCCTGAACAAGGGCGCCTTTGACTTCCTGGAAAAACCCGCCTCCATTGCAGAAGTCACCCTGACCCTGGTCCGGGCCCTGGAGTACAGGGAAGCCCGGCTTAGAAGGTCCAGGGAGGGGCTTATCAAACGATCCGGTATAGTGGGCAGCTGTTCGGCCCTGGTCAGATGTCTGCAGGATCTGAGTCAGGCGGCGGCTACGGGCAACAGCCTGCTTATCTTCGGCGAGACCGGCACCGGCAAGGAACTCTTTGCCAAAGCCGTACATGACAACAGCCCCAGGGCAGGGCATGATTTTGTGGTAGTGGACTGCTCGGCCCTTTCCAGGGGGGTGATGGAGAGCACCCTGTTCGGGCATGTTCGCGGTGCTTTTACCGGGGCCAGCGACAATTTCAGCGGCCTGGTGGCCCTGAGCAACAAAGGCACCCTTTTTCTTGACGAAATCGGCGAGCTGGACCTGGATATGCAGAAAAAGTTTCTGCGGGTTCTGGAGGAAAAAAAGTTCAGGCCTGTGGGGGCATCCAGGGAAGTATACAGTGATTTCAGGCTGGTGTGCGCCACCAACAGGGACCTGGAGGCCATGGCCCAAAGAGGCGAGTTCCGCCAGGACCTACTGTACAGGATCAGGATGCAAAAGTGTACTTTGCCCCCTCTGCGCGAACGAAGGGAGGATATTCCGGAACTCTGCACCCATTTTCTTGAAGAAACAGCAGGCCAGCTGAAGGCATCGCCCAAGGAAATGTATCCGGAAGTGCTGGAGATCTTCTCCGCCTATGAATGGCCCGGAAATGTGCGCGAGCTGAAAAACGCTCTGGAACAGGCCGCAGCCGCCGCCCAGGATGAGCCCATGCTGCACCGCAGGCACCTTCCTTTGCACCTGCGGGTATCCCTGCTCAAGGACTCCCTGTCCGGACAGCAGGAGGACAAAGGCGTTTTAAGCTCCGATTTTTCTCCCTTGGGACAAAGCGATATCCCGGAATGGAAAACCTTTAAAACCCAGGTGGTCGAAGCCGCTGAAGAAAGGTATTTTCATGATCTGTACGCCCATACCGGTGGGCGGATCAAGGAAATGGCCCGTCTGGCCAATCTCACCCAGTCCAGGGTATACAGCCTCATAAACAAGTACAAACTCAGATGA
- a CDS encoding response regulator: MGKTIMTVDDSSSVRQMVSFTLKDAGYSVVEAADGKDALQKLQGQVDMIITDLNMPNMDGIELIKNVRATSGYKFIPIVMLTTESQDEKKQEGKKAGASGWIVKPFKPPQILSVVQKLLK; this comes from the coding sequence ATGGGTAAGACGATAATGACGGTGGATGATTCATCCAGCGTACGCCAGATGGTCAGCTTTACCCTCAAGGATGCCGGGTATTCTGTGGTGGAGGCCGCGGACGGCAAGGACGCCTTGCAAAAGCTTCAGGGGCAGGTGGACATGATCATCACGGACCTGAACATGCCCAACATGGACGGTATTGAGCTCATTAAAAATGTCCGGGCCACCTCGGGGTACAAGTTTATCCCCATAGTCATGCTCACCACGGAATCCCAGGACGAGAAAAAGCAGGAAGGCAAAAAAGCCGGAGCATCCGGGTGGATAGTAAAGCCTTTCAAGCCCCCGCAGATTCTGTCCGTAGTCCAGAAACTGCTCAAATAG
- a CDS encoding STAS domain-containing protein, translating to MNNSMQQNDIQILKLTGDCSVQNATEVLQLFSQALETAQSLALDLSEVEKSDISLMQIICAAHQSFAAREKCIRLSGLPSEPVMETWKSGGFGQVCLFGREECLFKEVGVNG from the coding sequence ATGAATAACAGCATGCAACAAAATGACATTCAGATTTTGAAGCTGACAGGCGACTGCAGTGTGCAGAATGCCACAGAAGTTCTGCAGCTTTTTTCCCAGGCCCTGGAAACCGCCCAGAGCCTGGCTCTGGATCTATCGGAGGTGGAGAAGTCGGACATATCCCTGATGCAGATTATCTGCGCCGCCCACCAGTCTTTTGCAGCCAGGGAAAAATGCATCAGGCTGTCCGGGCTTCCTTCGGAGCCTGTCATGGAGACCTGGAAATCAGGAGGTTTCGGCCAGGTATGCCTCTTCGGCCGGGAAGAATGTCTGTTCAAGGAGGTAGGCGTAAATGGGTAA